The sequence below is a genomic window from Flavobacterium keumense.
GTAACTCCAGAATAAGTGGTGTTATTTGTGATATTGTTCCAATGAATACCATCAGTAGATAATTGCCATTGATAAGTATTGCCACCATTGTCAACTAAAGTAACTGAGGAATTTTGGAGTTCACAGGTTGGAGCTATTTGTGGTTGTGTACTGATGCTGATTGGGGCTGCTATGGTATAGTTTATATTGGGATTAATGTATCCATTGCTACTTATTACTACTCCGTTAGAATTTATAGTTGGCGGAATACTGTTTCCAAGAGTGGCATTTGTATTGCCCAAATACCCAGCTTCTATTACATCTGAGCAACCATCATTATCACTGTCTAATTCTCTGTAATTTTTAATTCCATCACCATCAATATCAGGGTTGGTTGCATTGGTTCCTGATTCGTCTAAATCATAGATTCCGTCATTATCAGTGTCCAAATCCAAATAATCTGGAATGGTATCATTATCAGTGTCTAGTGGTATAGTACCTGATCCAAAAACATCAAAAAGTCCGTCTTTATTATTGTCAAGATTAGAAACGGATGTAAAAATATTAGGGAGTGATTCTGTTGTGTCAGTTATACCATCATTATCGCTATCTAAATCGAGTTGATCAGCAATTGAGTCACCATCGGTATCCTTGGGAAGGCAAGTAGCTATTATTGAAAAAGTAGCTTTGTTATTTGTGCTATCGGATAAATTTTTATGAGTAAATGTTAACGAATTAGTTATGTACGTATGAAAACTGAAGGTGCCAGTACCCGCTGTGAGAGGTGTGATGCTATTTAGTCGAAAACTAATCTCAAATGAAGAATATTGAGTTACTCCACTTTCAAAAATACCATCATAATTTGTATCAATTAATAACTGATTGTTTGGGTTTAAAACGGTAATTGTCTTATCATTGTCTGATTTTATACTGAATTCTCCATCGGAGGTAATTAAATCAGTATTATTAGCAGAATCTACATAGTTTATAGCTAAAGAAATAGGTTTAGCAAAATTAATACTGTATTCTAACGTGTTTCCTTTTCCGGCAGGGACTTCGCTAATAAAATCACCATTTGTTTTACCAGTAAAAGGTGTAATAACAGCAGAATTATTTAAAGACAATGTATTGATACTTGTTGAAAAAGTAGTACTATACCCCATTTTAGTTACTATGCCAGTAGTAGAATCTATACCCATATCTCCGTATGATTCAGTACAATTTGTAATTCCGTCATTATCATTGTCTAAATCGATATTATCAAAAACGGAATCATTATCTAAATCTGTCGGACAATTGCTTATGGGAATTTTATCAGACAATGTGTTAGTGCTACAGCTAGGAATACTTCTTTTAACTTGATAATATCCTGCTTCTGAAGGAGTAAAAGTATCTCCCGTAGCACCTGTTATAATGGCGTCATTTTTTAACCATTGGAAAGTATAATCAGGGTCAGGAGTGGTCTTTAATGTGATATTAGGAATACAACTGCCAGAAATTGAAGTTGAATTTTCTATTGTTAATTCAGGTTTTAAATCAAAACCTGAATAATAACCACCATAAGTAGCATAAACATTTGTTCCGTAATAGGATACATAAACTTGTTTCGTTGATTTTACACTAACATTTCCTGAAAGTCCATTAATAGAATAAAAGACAAAATTAGGGTTTCCATTAATGGTTATTGGGTTTGTAACGGGAGTATTATTTACTAAAACTCCTGCACCAGTTTCGGTTACAATATTGACAGTGCCATCATAAGTTTTGGAACCTATTTTATCTATTTGAGGAATATTATCTACAATTTTAGGAGTAGAACAGTTGAGTGGAGGTACAAAAAACAAATTTTGGTTTGCATTGGATGATGTTCCTCCAATGCTCTGATAAGCAAAAACTTTTTTTGAAGAGGATATGTATAAATTATTGTTCAAAAATGCACTTCCGTCAAAAATATAATATTGTCCACCCTGAAGAGTTGTAATAGGGCTAGTACTCCCGTTTGCATAAATTTCGGTATTATCTTCGTCAGCAATAAGTAGTGCACGTTCTAGTACGGTAGTTCCAAGACCTTTTATAAAAATATATTCTTTGCCAATTTTATCCGTTCCAACAATTTGATCAAAACCTACATCTCTTCCAGCTCCTGAAGCAGTGGAGGGATCATTTGTTCCACCAAACGAACCACTATTTACAACGACATCTTTATTAGATTCAATTAATGCACCAATAAGGTTACTTCCTGTATTGCCATTAATAGCTAAAATGTAACTTTCGTTTTTATTAAGATTGATTGTAATAGGTCCATTATAAGTAGTGTTATTAGCAAATAAAGTACCATTCGTTATATTTGAAATAGTAATCGTTGTATTATTTTCTGTAGCTAAAATGGAAAAAAAGTTGAGTAGTCCTACTATTGTAGAAGAATTGAGCATTGCACCAGCTCGAAAGCGTTTACCTAAAGCGCTATTTCCTTTACAAACAAGCCCTCCAGCTTGTGCAAAATTACCTACATTTGTTCTTACACTGGTATAAACCAGTCCTTCACTTTCAATGATAAATCCTTTGTTTGTTACAATTCCAGTTGAGATACTAGGTACAAATAATTGCGTCGCGTCTCCAGAACCAATCAAGTGAATATAAGGAGTAGTTTTATTTACCCAACCTGAAATTGTAGAACCTCCTATTTGAATGATTTTGAAGTTTACATTGCTTACACTTGGAGTAGAAATATAAATATAGTGATCTTGTGGTAATGTGGTTGTTGCACTATTAGATGTTATTGGCGGAATATAATGTGTTTTACTAAATTGCGCTACACAATTTATAGAATAAAAAAGTAAAAATAAAAGTGGTATTTTTTTCATTGGCTAAAAATAACAAAAAAAATTACCTTTTTAAGCTAAAATGACCGTTAATGGTTTGATTATCATTTAGGATTAATTGAAACCAATAATCGTTAGAAGGAAGTGGATAACCATTAAAAGTGCCGTCCCAACCTACAGAGTTCGACATCATTTGTTTGAGTAATTTTCCGTATTGATCAAAAATAGATATCACAGCCTGTGGATATGTATCGAAATTTTCTATTTTCCAGACATCATTGATTCCATCCCCATTGGGTGTAAAAAAGGTAGGATAATCTAAAATGGTAAATGGATATGTGGTATATTCACAATTGGAGGTATTTCTAATATATGCTAAATAATTCCCTCTTGGTAGTCTTGTAAAAAGTGGATTTTTTTGATAATTCGTCCCGTCGATAGAAAATTCGTAGATAGCATTGGTAGAAGGAGTAATTAATTCAATTGAATTTTTGCCACCAGCAAATTCTTTGATAATAGGTGTTGGTAAATTAGTTTGATTGCGACTACTTGTCATAGTACGCAATGTAATTTGAGCCGTTTCCGAACAACTTATTTTGGAATTAATTCCTTTTGCATATACGATTTGGTCTCCCGTAGTTGTTTTTTCAAAAGCAGTAGGTGTAACAATAGGAACTGTTAAGGTATTGTCGGTATAGTATCCTTCAATAGTAGTACTTGAAACATTGTTGGTGATAATAGATTGTACTGAAGTTAGATCAAATACTGCAATTCCTAATCCGTTATCGTCGCATTTAGAAAGCTCGACGTCTTTTAGATTCATTCCTGGGGCGTATTCTATTTTTATTTCACCAGTAAAAACACATCCGCTAGTATCCATTGCTTCTACTTTGTATATTCCCGCTTGTGTTACTGTGAGTGTTGGATTAGTTGCGCCAATTAATGGGGTTAAAGCCCCGTCTTTGTACCATTTGTAAGCATATGTTGTTGACATATTGGTTTTGATGTCGAATGTTTCTCCGTTACAAATAGCGGTATTATCAGCGATTAGGCGGTCTTTTCCTAAATTAATTTTTGAAGTAAAGCTACCAGCTTCAATAAATAAGGCTGAGAATTGTGCCTTACTTCTATCCTCAGCAATTACGAATTTAATTCTGTATTTGTGTCCAATTTCTAATTTACTTTGAGCGTTTAAAACTTTAGTTTGTCCTGCATAATTGATAGGACTAAGGATAGCTACATCAGTATTGAATTGACCAAAATACGATTCGTTTTTAGCATCACATTTGGCTAAAGTTGGGTCGGAATTGCTTATTGCTGGATGTATGTTTTTTGAAGATACAGGAGTGCCATCAGGCAAAGTAGCAATATTAGTATAATTACTATTGGTGGTAATATCTTTAATTAGAATTGCTAATCCATCAGAATAAGAACAAGGATAATCTCGAATGTATTCATTGGAAGCAAAAATGTAATTGAAACTTAAAAAGTTTGTTGCCGATTCAAAATCAAATTCCAGTGTTGTAGCGTTTAGTGAGTTAATTCCCAAAATAGCATCCATATTGGAATCTCCATTCCAACTCGCTACACTACCACTAAAAGCAGGATTATAAGGGCCTGTTGAATTTTCAGCTTCCCAAGTGCTTAATACTATTCCGGAAGTAAAAGGGAAATTACTTCCGTTCTTATCAAATGTGGCAAAGCTATTTTTGATGGGAGAACCTGTAGCCGTTGCAGGATAAACAGTGAGACAAGAGTTATTATTGGTTACCACTCGGACTAATTGGTCGGCATTTTGTGTATCATCAATACTGATTTGAGCCATTATCCAATTAGGAAAACAACAAATGAATAGTACAAATAATAAGGTTTTTATCCAACTCATAATAAAACAAAGATACTACAATTCTCTTTTTTTGTTTAACTAACGGAAAAGGAAACCAAAAATTATTTTCAAGTATATTTTTCAGTAAATTTGTTGTAAATACATTCCTAATGAGCGAAGAACCTTTGATGATATTTAAAAAGCCGTCTTATCCCATTAATGAGGCTTTGTTGGACTATCTTGAACGATTTGATAGAATTTCTAAATTTCCAATTTCATACGACGATTTGTTGCGGTTCTCTGGTTCAATTAATGTATATGACAAAGAAGATCAGGATACGTTGTGGATTAGAGTCTATTACAACGAATTTGAGCGTGAAGAAATTGATTTGACTTTGAAAAAAATCTATTCCCTACTTCACTCTGATGGTAACTTAGAGATAATCAAATTCTTAAATGTCGATTCAATTGACTATTGTACCTTTGGAAATTCAAAGCCATTTCGAATTAAAATCCGAAATATTCTAAACGATAACTATACGCATTTTTATATTAAAAAAGCCGATGCCTCAAGGGTATATGGGTTGGAATTGGAACATATTTTATCACCTGATAAAATCAATTTCTTAGTGCATCAAGATACTTTAATTGAGGAACATATTATGGGAATTGCTGGAGATGTTTTTATTAATAACCATCTGAAAAATTGTTCTGAAACAGAAAAATCACAAATCGCTAAGGAGTTTGTAAAGTTCAATGAACGTTCTATGATTCGGTTACTTGGTGATATGCGCGCTTACAATTATGTGGTGATTCCTATTCACGATTTTGACCAAGTAGTGTATCGAATTCGAGCCATTGATTTTGACCAGCAATGTTATGAAGGTAATTTTAAGGTGTATCGTCCTCAATTTTTCAAGGAGAATTATCCCATGGTGAAATTGGTAAAAGATAAATTACAAGAAAGTTCTATCAATCAATATAAAAATGAGGAACGTTCTGTTTTGGCTAAACGAATTCACTCGGCCGAGAACAGAATTAAAAGGTTGTTGAAAATTATGGGAGAAGATACTTTGTCGACTCCTTCTCATTTGGAGCAGCTAAAATTAGAATTGTACCGATACACCAATGATTTGAATTTTAAGAAAGCCAAATCGATGGGAAATATTATGAGTGCTTCTTTTCAGTACATTACTCGAAATTTCAAAAACGTCAATCCGTTTAAAGCGTAGTAAGTAAAAAAAATGCTTCTAAAAAAAGAATCGTCTTGTCATTCCGAATTTATTTCGGAATCTATAAATTTTTATATGTCAATCTATATAATAGAAACTGACCCGAGCAATAGCGAATAGGCAAAGCAAACAAGTTCAGTTTGACAAGATTTTGACTTTCAAGTGTAGTCTTATTTTAATTTTTCTCTTCCTTATTGAAATATACCAAGTAATAGTACATTTGTTTTTCTTCGTCCCAGCCTTTTTCTACAAATTTTTCAGCACTTTCTGGGTTGATGAAATCCATTTTAATTTGGATGTGTGTGTCTAAATTAATCACGTTTTTGATCGATTTTCTAGCATCAGAAACTGCTGCGTTTGCAATAGGGAAGGTGGTGATATCTTCAATACTGTATTTGTCGCCTTTGCCTACTTTATAATTTTTAAATTCAGGAATCAAATCAGGATTATCTAACACCTCATTTAAGAAATTAGTTTCCTCAAATTGGTCGTTTTTGGCAAAATAATTCACAGAACGATTCATAAACATTACTTCTTCTTTTTTGTCTTCAGCAGGGAAAACTACGTCTTTAGCAAAGCCTTGACAGAATTTCAAGTATTTTTTAGTGATGTAATTTTCATCTTCAAAAGCATCTACAGATAAGAAGTGTTCTAACCAATACCGTGCATCGTAACGGTTACTATCCACCGTTAAGATTTTATATCCTTCTTCTTTTTTGTAATTGAAAATCAAACAACCTTTGTCCAATTTATTCAAACTCACTCCGTGTTGTAAAATCATTTCAAGGTGAGTATCTTTTTCTTCAAATTGTAAAAAATCAGCTTGGATTTCACTTTTGAAAATTCCGATGGCATCGACTACATTGTTATCAATAGCAAGGTTGGTTAAATACGTAACATATACTTCACCATTCTTAATGTGTGGGTGATTGGATTGTTCAAACAAATGTTTGGTGATTTGCTTTGAAACCTCATGAACATTAGACGGATTCTCAAATATTTGAGAAGCAAATTGGTACATTTCATTGTAATCCAAATCCACTTCGTGCGCAAACTGAAAGTAATTTTCCTCTTTCTCTCTGAAAGGCTTGAAGAAAAATTCTTTTATCAACGGAACAATTTCATCAGTTAAATTATATGGTTGTTCGGATAAAAAAATAGCTTCGTTACGGCTTTTATTTCCTACACGGTGTATAGAAAGTGAATCAATATGGGTGTTGAATAGGTTAATCATAAGGTTTTTGCCCCTCCCGTCCTCCCCGAAGGGGAGGTGCAAGAATAGGTGTTTATTTTAGTTATTTTTTAATTATAAATAGAATTTAAGTATATTTTATGCTCCCTCTCCTTTGGAGAGGGTTGGGGTGAGGCTTAATTCCAATTTTCTTCGTAGCCAAAGTCTTCAAAACTGTCATCACCTTCAAACATATCTAGGTCGTCATCGTCTAAATCGTCTTCAAATTCACCATAGATATCATCATGCATATCCGCCTCAAAGTTTTTTTCAATAGCTTCATCAGGCATTTCTCCGTGAGAAAATAGTGTTTCAGGATAAATGGCTCCTGCTTTAGGTTCTTCGATAGCAGCTAATTCTACCAAGAAAGTCCACATATTGATGAAGTCATATACGTAGATGATTTTTGTGTTCTCTTTATCTAAAATGTCCGACAATTTGTAATCGCTCATAATGGTTTGTTCTCCAGGAACATCTCCTGCGTCAAACATTGGAATTTCATCTTCTTGGTTCCATGTATCATCACAAGTATAAAAAGAAGCCACTTCCATTCCGTCAAATCCAAAAGAATTGAAGATAGCATTGTGTAAATCTTCTAAAGTGTCTTCGGCAAGGATAGCAATATCTCTGAAAATATCTTCTTCGGCATCAAGAATTACTCTGAATTTATAAACCATAATCATTGTTTTAATTGAAAGTTCAAAGGTAAATTATTAATTACTAATTACGAATTGTGAATTACGTTTTGTTGAAAAGATTTTAAATTGTTGAAATTGAGTGTTTTATTCTATCTCATGGAATGTTTTAGCCAGATTCTCAATCACTGGAGAATAATCTGGAATATTTTTCTTCTTGAAGTGTTAATTCTGTTGGGTGTGGATTGATTCATTTTACAATTCATCGCGGTTTTTTGACATTTCGGTTTATCTTATTTTTATACATTGATACTTTAGTGCAACTTTGCTTTACCAAATAAATAAATAAAAACAGCATTATGATCCGAATAGTTATTTTATTAACCTTAAGTTTGGTTGCCTTATTGCGCCAATTCTTATTTTAAATCCAATGAGTATGTTTACTAAATTAGTTAAAGAATTTCCGAGAGCTTTTGTTCTTTCGCTAAGTATATTTTTAGTATTATTACTTGTACGTTATCTTATAGGAGATGTAATTGTGTTAGGAAATTCCTTTTGGATATACTTTGGGTATACCATGTTATATGGCCTAAGTTTGTACTATGCTAATGCTGCAGTATTTATATATTTAGATTCTTTTTATAAAGACAACCGATTTACAATCAATCGATTAATTGTTGGTTTTGTAAGTACATTTTGTATTACACTTTTTGTGGTTTTTCTTTTGCGCGTTTTTGAAGAAGTGATTATAGATGGGATCTCTTTTCAAAAATATATAGAAGAGGAGAGTATAGGACATTTTCTAATTCCTATAGTGCTTTTTGTCATTGTTTCGTTGGCGATTCATGCTTTCTATTTTTATAAAACCTTACAAGAAAACAAATTCAAAGAACAAAAAATAATTGCGACTACTGCCAATGCACAATTTGAAAGTTTAAAAAATCAAATTGATCCTCATTTTCTATTTAACAGCCTCAATGTGTTGAGTTCATTGATTGAAGAAAATCCTGAAAATGCCCAAAAGTTCACCTCTTCTTTATCTAAAATATACCGTTATGTTTTGGAACAAAAAGACAAAGAATTAGTGGCGGTTTCAGAAGAATTGGCTTTCGCCAAAATTTATATGCAATTATTAACCATGCGTTTTGAGAATAGTATTTCGTATGAATTGCCAGATTGTACTAACGAAGAAGCCAAAGTAGTTCCTTTGTCATTGCAATTAGTATTAGAAAATTGCATCAAACACAATGTGGTGAGTAGTTCAAAACCACTGCACATCAAAATCAGTATTCAAGACAATCAATTGGTAGTTGAAAACAACTGGCAAAAGAAAGAAGTTCTTTCTGACGGTAAAGGTGTTGGATTGCAAAACATTGTGAATCGTTATGCCTTATTGACTGAACGTAAAGTAAAAGTGATTCAAGATGAAAAATCGTTTAAAGTCTATTTACCTATATTAACCAAACAAATTTCAATAATGAAAACAGCTAAATTTACAGAAGAAGATATGGCTTATGCTCGAGCTAAAAAAAGGGTGGAGCAATTAAAAGGATTTTATGGAAATCTTACTTCGTATTGTATCGTTATTCCAACATTAGCACTAATTAATTACTATACTTTTTGGGGATTTCAATGGTTTTGGTTCCCAATGCTAGGTTGGGGATTGGGATTGTCTTTTCATGCCTTTGGCGTTTTTGGCTACGGAAAATCCTGGGAAGAACGAAAGATACAAGAGATTTTAAACAAGGATAAAAACAATAATTGGGAATAATATTTTAAATAAGTCAACCAAATGGGAAATTTAAATTCAGATCAAATTCGTTACGAAGAAGCGGTA
It includes:
- a CDS encoding T9SS type B sorting domain-containing protein, whose translation is MKKIPLLFLLFYSINCVAQFSKTHYIPPITSNSATTTLPQDHYIYISTPSVSNVNFKIIQIGGSTISGWVNKTTPYIHLIGSGDATQLFVPSISTGIVTNKGFIIESEGLVYTSVRTNVGNFAQAGGLVCKGNSALGKRFRAGAMLNSSTIVGLLNFFSILATENNTTITISNITNGTLFANNTTYNGPITINLNKNESYILAINGNTGSNLIGALIESNKDVVVNSGSFGGTNDPSTASGAGRDVGFDQIVGTDKIGKEYIFIKGLGTTVLERALLIADEDNTEIYANGSTSPITTLQGGQYYIFDGSAFLNNNLYISSSKKVFAYQSIGGTSSNANQNLFFVPPLNCSTPKIVDNIPQIDKIGSKTYDGTVNIVTETGAGVLVNNTPVTNPITINGNPNFVFYSINGLSGNVSVKSTKQVYVSYYGTNVYATYGGYYSGFDLKPELTIENSTSISGSCIPNITLKTTPDPDYTFQWLKNDAIITGATGDTFTPSEAGYYQVKRSIPSCSTNTLSDKIPISNCPTDLDNDSVFDNIDLDNDNDGITNCTESYGDMGIDSTTGIVTKMGYSTTFSTSINTLSLNNSAVITPFTGKTNGDFISEVPAGKGNTLEYSINFAKPISLAINYVDSANNTDLITSDGEFSIKSDNDKTITVLNPNNQLLIDTNYDGIFESGVTQYSSFEISFRLNSITPLTAGTGTFSFHTYITNSLTFTHKNLSDSTNNKATFSIIATCLPKDTDGDSIADQLDLDSDNDGITDTTESLPNIFTSVSNLDNNKDGLFDVFGSGTIPLDTDNDTIPDYLDLDTDNDGIYDLDESGTNATNPDIDGDGIKNYRELDSDNDGCSDVIEAGYLGNTNATLGNSIPPTINSNGVVISSNGYINPNINYTIAAPISISTQPQIAPTCELQNSSVTLVDNGGNTYQWQLSTDGIHWNNITNNTTYSGVTSNTLTITRVINSMNGFQYRVQLNKSGNSCGLISNPATLTVYALPTLASSIDLKQCDDNSDGVSDFNLTEKNNFISANYSSETFFYYTSLIGAQTKDNTALINTPLAFTSNSRKIWVRVENPYGCFSVSEINLIVSSTQIPTTFKREFQDCDDDIATISTDTDGISKFDFSSVTSDIQSFLIPPLTNYTIKYYPNEADALAETNEITNTSNYRNSGYPNQQDIWVRVESILDNSCYGLGPHIKLIVNPKPNINTNSNGLDNQLVCSNLPTFFVELNAGITDGSPTTNYTYTWSKDGTVLPAESNPTLNVNTKGTYSVTVSTHSGCYRTRIIQVNASDVATINSIDIVDLTDLNSVTVNASGKGLYEYSLDAPLGPFQNSNRFENVTAGIHEIFVTDKNGCGTVSKTIAVIGVPKFFTPNGDGFNDYWNIKGVNANFSSKSIIYIFDRYGKLMKQILPSSQGWDGTINGAPLPADDYWFTLKLEDGREAKGHFSLQR
- a CDS encoding T9SS type B sorting domain-containing protein, with protein sequence MSWIKTLLFVLFICCFPNWIMAQISIDDTQNADQLVRVVTNNNSCLTVYPATATGSPIKNSFATFDKNGSNFPFTSGIVLSTWEAENSTGPYNPAFSGSVASWNGDSNMDAILGINSLNATTLEFDFESATNFLSFNYIFASNEYIRDYPCSYSDGLAILIKDITTNSNYTNIATLPDGTPVSSKNIHPAISNSDPTLAKCDAKNESYFGQFNTDVAILSPINYAGQTKVLNAQSKLEIGHKYRIKFVIAEDRSKAQFSALFIEAGSFTSKINLGKDRLIADNTAICNGETFDIKTNMSTTYAYKWYKDGALTPLIGATNPTLTVTQAGIYKVEAMDTSGCVFTGEIKIEYAPGMNLKDVELSKCDDNGLGIAVFDLTSVQSIITNNVSSTTIEGYYTDNTLTVPIVTPTAFEKTTTGDQIVYAKGINSKISCSETAQITLRTMTSSRNQTNLPTPIIKEFAGGKNSIELITPSTNAIYEFSIDGTNYQKNPLFTRLPRGNYLAYIRNTSNCEYTTYPFTILDYPTFFTPNGDGINDVWKIENFDTYPQAVISIFDQYGKLLKQMMSNSVGWDGTFNGYPLPSNDYWFQLILNDNQTINGHFSLKR
- a CDS encoding nucleoid-associated protein; protein product: MINLFNTHIDSLSIHRVGNKSRNEAIFLSEQPYNLTDEIVPLIKEFFFKPFREKEENYFQFAHEVDLDYNEMYQFASQIFENPSNVHEVSKQITKHLFEQSNHPHIKNGEVYVTYLTNLAIDNNVVDAIGIFKSEIQADFLQFEEKDTHLEMILQHGVSLNKLDKGCLIFNYKKEEGYKILTVDSNRYDARYWLEHFLSVDAFEDENYITKKYLKFCQGFAKDVVFPAEDKKEEVMFMNRSVNYFAKNDQFEETNFLNEVLDNPDLIPEFKNYKVGKGDKYSIEDITTFPIANAAVSDARKSIKNVINLDTHIQIKMDFINPESAEKFVEKGWDEEKQMYYYLVYFNKEEKN
- a CDS encoding plasmid pRiA4b ORF-3 family protein, which translates into the protein MVYKFRVILDAEEDIFRDIAILAEDTLEDLHNAIFNSFGFDGMEVASFYTCDDTWNQEDEIPMFDAGDVPGEQTIMSDYKLSDILDKENTKIIYVYDFINMWTFLVELAAIEEPKAGAIYPETLFSHGEMPDEAIEKNFEADMHDDIYGEFEDDLDDDDLDMFEGDDSFEDFGYEENWN
- a CDS encoding 2TM domain-containing protein, which codes for MFTKLVKEFPRAFVLSLSIFLVLLLVRYLIGDVIVLGNSFWIYFGYTMLYGLSLYYANAAVFIYLDSFYKDNRFTINRLIVGFVSTFCITLFVVFLLRVFEEVIIDGISFQKYIEEESIGHFLIPIVLFVIVSLAIHAFYFYKTLQENKFKEQKIIATTANAQFESLKNQIDPHFLFNSLNVLSSLIEENPENAQKFTSSLSKIYRYVLEQKDKELVAVSEELAFAKIYMQLLTMRFENSISYELPDCTNEEAKVVPLSLQLVLENCIKHNVVSSSKPLHIKISIQDNQLVVENNWQKKEVLSDGKGVGLQNIVNRYALLTERKVKVIQDEKSFKVYLPILTKQISIMKTAKFTEEDMAYARAKKRVEQLKGFYGNLTSYCIVIPTLALINYYTFWGFQWFWFPMLGWGLGLSFHAFGVFGYGKSWEERKIQEILNKDKNNNWE